From Haemorhous mexicanus isolate bHaeMex1 chromosome 2, bHaeMex1.pri, whole genome shotgun sequence, the proteins below share one genomic window:
- the SLC10A2 gene encoding ileal sodium/bile acid cotransporter, translated as MQTSFLSQQFNAGSLAENSTTCPANATICDGTSCVLPEDDFNHTLSVVLSTVLTIMLALVMFSMGCNVEIKNFLNHIKRPWGIFVGFLCQFGIMPLTAFLLSLAFNILPIQAVVVMIMGCCPGGTASNVIAYWVDGDMDLSISMTTCSTLLAMGMMPLCLFIYTKMWTDADAIVLPYNSIGLSLVALVIPVSVGIFVNHKWPSKAKIILKVGSIVGAVLIVLIAVVGGILYKGSWVITPKLWIIGTIFPAAGYTLGFFLARLAGLSWNRCRTVSLETGMQNTQLCSTIVQLSFTPDQLELMFTFPLIYSIFQLLFALIILGGYRLYRRHHVKTKTDVEKTPQKEDPKSSAKTNGGFVSDEMK; from the exons ATGCAGACAAGCTTTCTTTCCCAGCAATTTAATGCTGGTTCTTTGGCAGAAAACTCCACAACTTGTCCAGCAAATGCTACTATTTGTGATGGCACCTCTTGTGTATTGCCAGAAGATGATTTTAATCATACTTTGAGTGTAGTTTTAAGTACTGTTCTTACAATCATGCTGGCTTTGGTGATGTTCTCCATGGGCTGCAATGTGGAAATTAAGAATTTCTTGAACCACATAAAAAGACCCTGGGGTATATTTGTGGGTTTCCTTTGCCAGTTTGGAATTATGCCTCTCACAGCCTTCTTGCTCTCTTTGGCCTTTAACATCCTTCCTATTCAAGCTGTCGTGGTGATGATCATGGGATGCTGTCCAGGAGGCACAGCCTCGAATGTCATCGCCTACTGGGTGGATGGAGACATGGACCTAAG CATCAGCATGACAACTTGCTCCACGCTGCTTGCAATGGGAATGATGCCACTTTGTCTCTTTATTTACACCAAAATGTGGACTGATGCTGATGCAATTGTACTCCCCTATAACAGCATTG gACTTTCTCTGGTAGCTCTTGTAATTCCTGTTTCGGTGGGAATATTTGTCAACCACAAATGGCCTAGTAAAGCAAAAATCATACTTAAG GTAGGTTCCATTGTGGGAGCAGTGCTCATCGTGCTCATTGCTGTGGTTGGGGGAATACTCTACAAAGGCTCCTGGGTTATCACACCAAAATTATGGATCATTGGCACCATATTTCCAGCAGCTGGATATACTTTAGGATTCTTTCTGGCTCGTCTAGCTGGTCTGTCTTGGAACAG GTGTCGTACAGTGTCTCTGGAAACAGGCATGCAAAACACTCAGCTGTGTTCCACTATAGTACAGCTCTCATTCACTCCTGATCAACTTGAACTGATGTTTACTTTCCCACTCATCTACAGCATTTTCCAGCTGTTGTTTGCACTAATAATTTTAGGAG GCTACCGTCTTTACAGAAGACACCATGTCAAAACAAAGACAGACGTTgagaaaacaccacaaaaagAGGATCCAAAATCAAGTGCTAAAACAAATGGAGGATTTGTATCAGATGAGATGAAATAG